A genomic region of Pseudoalteromonas piscicida contains the following coding sequences:
- a CDS encoding HDOD domain-containing protein has protein sequence MTQENKQIRMAQALSERAHDLLISLNFAQKQIGYIHTFDISYGENIAQRTMLEVEIAAAAKRQESSTSHHKYIAKASKHLHSVIEEAITKQLHDLDNIYHEVIGIQDSVPAILDILAVRSASVGRLEPLVNDLSWLGRELVSLVNLPQYRKKNSKGTSIKVDTPALALRYLGLENLQMVIPTMAVRHWMPHATEPFTLMKRKLRELSMSTAIAAKELAPFFGVKEQHAFTLGMLLELGKVALIRLYLRTFEKVWQAKVQIARDKKQKDLHTALMELSPDPLFLRNLLIEHSAEISRKLIEKMELRYLPFNAVMEEYAQTYLPNSHKNIADPLPLTQVMQKAYGYAQLLVLKDSQLIEDDEAEILLNHLELTEEMRQQLAKCAFHNLQLTIL, from the coding sequence ATGACGCAAGAAAATAAGCAAATTAGAATGGCACAAGCGCTATCCGAGCGTGCCCATGACCTCCTTATCAGCCTCAACTTTGCGCAGAAGCAAATAGGCTATATCCATACATTTGATATTAGCTACGGTGAGAATATCGCACAGCGCACTATGCTAGAGGTGGAAATTGCTGCGGCTGCAAAACGCCAAGAAAGCAGCACAAGTCATCACAAATACATTGCCAAAGCGAGTAAGCATCTACATTCCGTTATCGAAGAAGCTATCACAAAGCAACTGCATGACCTTGATAATATCTATCATGAAGTCATTGGCATTCAAGACTCCGTTCCTGCGATTTTAGATATTCTTGCTGTGCGCTCAGCTTCAGTTGGACGTTTAGAGCCTTTGGTCAATGACTTAAGTTGGCTGGGTCGCGAGCTGGTTTCGCTTGTCAACTTGCCACAGTATCGCAAAAAAAACAGTAAAGGCACGTCCATTAAGGTCGACACGCCAGCATTAGCATTAAGGTATTTAGGCCTTGAGAACTTGCAAATGGTGATCCCGACAATGGCGGTGAGACATTGGATGCCGCATGCAACAGAGCCGTTTACTCTGATGAAACGTAAATTACGCGAATTGAGTATGAGTACGGCCATTGCGGCAAAAGAGCTGGCACCATTTTTTGGGGTAAAAGAACAGCATGCGTTTACTTTAGGCATGTTGTTAGAGCTTGGAAAAGTGGCCTTGATCCGTCTTTATTTACGCACCTTCGAAAAGGTGTGGCAAGCCAAGGTGCAAATAGCACGAGACAAAAAGCAAAAAGATCTACACACCGCATTAATGGAGTTGTCTCCTGATCCGTTATTTTTACGTAATTTGTTGATTGAACATTCGGCAGAGATTTCACGTAAGTTAATTGAAAAAATGGAGTTACGTTATTTACCCTTTAATGCTGTCATGGAAGAGTATGCGCAAACTTATCTACCAAACTCGCATAAAAACATTGCCGACCCATTACCACTGACGCAAGTGATGCAAAAAGCCTATGGCTACGCACAACTGCTTGTTTTAAAAGATAGTCAGTTGATTGAAGACGATGAAGCTGAGATTTTGCTCAATCATTTAGAACTTACCGAGGAAATGCGTCAGCAATTGGCAAAATGTGCGTTCCATAACCTGCAGTTGACGATTTTGTAA
- the rpe gene encoding ribulose-phosphate 3-epimerase yields MSDFLIAPSILSADFARLGEDVEKVLTAGADVVHFDVMDNHYVPNLTFGPMICDALRNYGITAPIDVHLMIKPVDSLIPEFAKAGASIITFHPEASEHIDRSLALIKESGCKAGLVFNPGTPLHYLDHVMDKIDQILLMSVNPGFGGQSFIPHTLEKLKEARARIDASGRDIRLEVDGGIKVDNIAEVAAAGADMFVAGSAIFNQPDYKAVIDAMRQELAKVK; encoded by the coding sequence ATGTCTGATTTTTTAATTGCACCATCCATTCTATCCGCAGATTTTGCGAGGTTAGGCGAAGATGTTGAAAAGGTACTGACAGCAGGTGCCGACGTGGTTCATTTCGATGTAATGGATAATCACTATGTGCCAAATTTAACTTTTGGTCCAATGATTTGTGACGCATTAAGAAATTACGGAATTACCGCTCCTATCGACGTACACTTGATGATAAAGCCTGTAGATAGTCTAATTCCCGAGTTTGCTAAAGCCGGGGCGAGCATTATTACATTTCACCCAGAGGCCAGTGAGCATATAGACAGAAGTCTTGCGCTGATTAAAGAGTCAGGTTGTAAAGCTGGCTTGGTATTTAATCCGGGCACGCCGCTGCATTATCTCGATCATGTGATGGATAAAATTGATCAAATCCTCTTGATGTCAGTAAATCCGGGCTTTGGTGGCCAAAGTTTTATCCCACATACACTTGAGAAATTAAAAGAAGCGAGAGCACGCATTGATGCTTCCGGTCGCGATATTCGTCTTGAAGTGGATGGGGGGATTAAAGTAGACAACATTGCTGAAGTCGCAGCTGCCGGTGCAGACATGTTTGTTGCGGGTTCCGCTATCTTTAATCAACCCGATTACAAAGCGGTAATAGACGCCATGCGTCAAGAATTAGCAAAGGTAAAATAA
- a CDS encoding AAA family ATPase: protein MQSQILPSRAALVDRIAMQFDYGQNLITLVGSSGLGKSYLAESFLTDKYPDFNKAFVKLTANTQEFDVVRQLLEHSFRSPLIDQKLSLSENFMLLHDEQACGPCLWVLDNVRHLTQELAEQLQKLAKSSRETIYILATAQQPQLIPESLDIHIEPLSMLESKRLMSMFYKDLPPDEDPIFNTFVAEARGNPSVLLSWQPQQQSLNLREQSSKVSSKSQWQWYVIALCLILTALMVALVYKQELKRYWTPTQDNEEAVATAIDAQAVFEAPITTVEKVEVENNVQPELPAEAPTQIETAPVGSILSALTEAKKTTTNNNNALSEQATEAEEANVGSTPATLSPVKEPQYAEPEPLTGNPWYLSRSDDEWVIQLLAVTESEIAAGFMAEHNEVVTQQFTVLRNGRTWFVVTTDAYESLASAKQAKAVLPEALRKGQPFFKRMSKIKQEITQSLGN from the coding sequence ATGCAGTCGCAAATTTTACCAAGCAGAGCTGCATTGGTAGATAGAATTGCTATGCAATTCGACTATGGCCAAAACCTGATAACCTTAGTCGGCTCTTCGGGTCTTGGTAAAAGCTACCTTGCAGAATCGTTTCTTACCGATAAGTATCCAGACTTTAACAAAGCGTTTGTAAAGCTAACTGCAAATACTCAAGAGTTTGATGTAGTGCGGCAACTGCTTGAGCATAGCTTTCGCAGTCCTCTCATTGATCAGAAGTTATCTCTAAGTGAAAACTTCATGTTGCTCCACGATGAACAAGCTTGTGGACCATGCTTATGGGTGTTAGACAACGTTAGGCATTTAACCCAAGAGCTTGCGGAACAACTACAAAAGCTCGCAAAATCTTCTCGCGAAACAATTTACATACTCGCTACGGCGCAGCAGCCTCAGTTGATCCCTGAAAGTTTGGATATTCATATCGAGCCTTTATCCATGCTTGAAAGCAAGCGTTTGATGAGCATGTTTTACAAAGACTTACCGCCTGATGAAGATCCTATTTTTAATACGTTTGTTGCTGAAGCTAGAGGTAATCCAAGTGTTTTACTTTCTTGGCAGCCGCAGCAACAGAGTCTGAATTTACGTGAACAAAGTTCAAAAGTGAGTAGCAAATCACAATGGCAATGGTATGTCATTGCGCTTTGTTTGATACTGACCGCGTTAATGGTTGCTTTAGTGTATAAACAAGAATTAAAACGATACTGGACGCCAACTCAAGATAATGAAGAAGCCGTCGCTACTGCTATTGATGCGCAAGCTGTGTTTGAAGCGCCAATTACTACAGTTGAAAAAGTTGAAGTTGAAAACAACGTACAACCAGAGTTGCCAGCCGAAGCGCCAACGCAAATTGAAACAGCGCCTGTTGGTAGTATTTTATCTGCATTAACTGAAGCAAAAAAAACTACTACAAACAACAATAACGCACTGTCAGAGCAAGCGACTGAAGCTGAAGAAGCCAATGTTGGTAGTACTCCGGCCACTTTATCGCCAGTAAAAGAGCCTCAGTACGCAGAGCCTGAACCATTGACGGGAAACCCTTGGTATCTCAGTCGTTCAGATGATGAATGGGTTATCCAGTTACTTGCGGTGACAGAAAGTGAGATTGCGGCTGGGTTTATGGCGGAGCATAACGAGGTAGTGACACAGCAGTTTACTGTCTTAAGAAACGGCCGAACTTGGTTTGTAGTTACTACTGATGCTTATGAGAGTTTGGCCTCAGCGAAGCAAGCAAAGGCGGTATTGCCTGAGGCGCTACGAAAAGGTCAGCCATTTTTTAAGAGAATGAGTAAAATTAAACAAGAAATTACTCAGTCTCTCGGTAATTAG
- the aroB gene encoding 3-dehydroquinate synthase, giving the protein MLELKVDLNERSYPIFIGEHLLSDEGRLKQYVGQSRPVIITNTTIAPLYLDSLLAIFDAQKPLHFVIPDGEQYKSLEWFEKISAFLLEHNCGRDTCLIALGGGVVGDLTGFVAACYQRGVPFIQIPTTLLSQVDSSVGGKTAVNHPLGKNMIGAFYQPKAVFIDTKTLSTLPAREFAAGMAEVIKYALIYDASFLDTLTDQHPQLSALDAESLQQVIYKCCAIKAEIVAKDETEAGLRALLNLGHTFGHAIEAQMGYGNWLHGEAVAAGMMIAANLACQRGALSTADVEKIRRVIALYQLPTEAPSEMTAAQFLQHMRKDKKNKQGKIRFILPTQLGQCALVDDVSDETVVTLIGR; this is encoded by the coding sequence ATGCTTGAATTAAAGGTTGATTTAAACGAGCGAAGCTATCCCATCTTCATCGGTGAACATCTCTTATCAGATGAAGGACGACTTAAACAGTATGTTGGGCAAAGTCGTCCTGTTATCATCACCAACACCACCATCGCACCTTTATATTTAGACAGTCTGTTAGCGATATTTGACGCTCAAAAACCGCTACATTTTGTTATCCCTGATGGTGAACAATACAAATCACTAGAGTGGTTTGAAAAGATCTCTGCCTTTTTGCTCGAGCATAATTGTGGTCGAGATACGTGTTTGATTGCCCTCGGTGGCGGTGTGGTTGGTGATTTGACTGGTTTTGTTGCGGCATGCTACCAGCGTGGTGTTCCGTTTATTCAGATCCCTACGACTTTGTTGTCACAAGTCGATTCGTCAGTTGGTGGTAAAACTGCGGTAAATCATCCGTTGGGTAAAAACATGATTGGTGCTTTCTATCAGCCAAAAGCGGTTTTTATCGACACCAAGACCTTAAGTACATTACCTGCAAGAGAGTTTGCTGCGGGTATGGCTGAAGTCATTAAATATGCGTTGATCTATGATGCATCTTTTCTTGATACATTAACGGATCAGCACCCTCAGCTCAGCGCACTAGATGCTGAAAGCCTTCAACAAGTTATTTATAAGTGTTGTGCAATAAAAGCTGAGATCGTCGCCAAAGACGAAACTGAAGCTGGATTGCGTGCATTACTTAATTTGGGTCACACCTTTGGCCATGCGATTGAAGCGCAAATGGGCTATGGTAATTGGTTGCACGGTGAGGCTGTTGCTGCTGGAATGATGATAGCTGCAAACTTGGCTTGCCAGCGTGGCGCGCTTAGTACTGCTGATGTTGAAAAGATCCGTCGCGTTATTGCGCTTTATCAATTACCGACAGAAGCGCCAAGCGAGATGACCGCAGCGCAGTTTTTACAACATATGCGCAAAGACAAAAAGAACAAACAAGGCAAAATTCGCTTTATTCTGCCAACGCAACTAGGTCAATGTGCGCTAGTGGATGATGTTAGCGATGAAACCGTGGTAACTCTAATAGGTCGTTAA
- a CDS encoding Dam family site-specific DNA-(adenine-N6)-methyltransferase, whose protein sequence is MQQKTRAFLKWAGGKYSLVEDISKRLQAASNEADTLVEPFVGAGSVFLNTQFKHYVLNDINADLINLYKELKRIPDEFISDAKRLFVELNNHPDAYYAYRQQFNESIDVYERAILFLYMNRHGYNGLCRYNLKGIFNVPFGKYKKPYFPERELYVFAEKAQQATFTCQSYSQVFETMPKNAVVYCDPPYVPLSKTASFTSYAKGGFNLDDQAQLANLAETAAFEKQTPVLISNHDTVWTRKIYNQAKLDVIKVKRTISPKGNGRNKVDELMALYHRP, encoded by the coding sequence ATGCAACAAAAGACTAGAGCCTTCTTAAAATGGGCAGGCGGAAAATACAGCTTAGTAGAAGATATTTCTAAGCGCCTACAAGCAGCAAGTAATGAAGCCGACACGCTAGTAGAACCTTTTGTTGGAGCGGGATCTGTGTTCCTTAACACTCAGTTTAAGCATTATGTCTTAAATGACATTAACGCTGATCTTATCAACCTGTATAAAGAGTTGAAGCGTATTCCTGATGAATTTATCAGTGATGCTAAAAGGCTATTCGTCGAGTTAAATAACCACCCAGATGCTTATTACGCGTATCGACAACAGTTTAACGAAAGCATTGATGTGTATGAGCGTGCGATTCTATTTCTATATATGAATCGCCATGGCTACAATGGTTTATGTCGTTATAACCTCAAAGGGATCTTTAACGTCCCTTTTGGTAAATACAAAAAGCCTTACTTTCCAGAGCGCGAGTTATATGTGTTTGCTGAAAAGGCTCAACAGGCTACTTTTACCTGTCAAAGTTACAGCCAAGTATTTGAAACCATGCCAAAGAATGCGGTGGTGTATTGCGATCCTCCGTATGTACCTTTGAGCAAAACTGCGTCATTTACTAGCTATGCAAAAGGTGGGTTTAACTTAGACGATCAAGCACAGCTGGCGAATCTTGCGGAAACCGCGGCTTTTGAAAAGCAAACGCCAGTGTTAATCTCCAATCACGATACAGTGTGGACTCGAAAGATTTATAATCAAGCGAAGCTAGATGTGATCAAGGTGAAACGTACAATTAGCCCTAAAGGTAATGGGCGGAATAAAGTTGACGAACTAATGGCGTTATATCACCGTCCGTAA
- a CDS encoding anthranilate synthase component II, whose protein sequence is MLLMIDNYDSFTYNLVQYFQRLDVDVLVKRNDEISASQIKQLNPKYVVLSPGPCSPDEAGISLEVVKRLQGQIPILGICLGHQTIAQALGGKVIRAKQVMHGKTSQVHHNNMGVFQGLPSPYEVCRYHSLVVEQSSLPNALAVTAWTQTQEGERDEIMGLLASDRALEGVQFHPEAILTEHGLALLDNFIKRF, encoded by the coding sequence ATGCTGTTGATGATTGATAACTATGATTCCTTTACCTACAACCTAGTGCAGTATTTTCAGCGCTTAGATGTGGATGTGCTGGTAAAGCGAAATGATGAAATCAGCGCCTCGCAAATCAAGCAGCTTAATCCCAAATATGTTGTGCTATCTCCTGGTCCTTGCAGTCCTGATGAAGCGGGGATCTCGCTTGAAGTCGTAAAACGTCTACAGGGACAAATCCCTATTCTCGGCATTTGCCTTGGTCATCAAACTATTGCACAAGCTTTAGGTGGCAAAGTCATTCGCGCAAAACAAGTGATGCATGGTAAAACGTCTCAAGTCCACCATAACAATATGGGTGTATTTCAAGGCCTGCCATCACCGTACGAAGTATGCCGCTACCACTCTTTGGTTGTTGAGCAAAGTAGCTTACCAAATGCTCTAGCCGTAACGGCTTGGACACAGACACAAGAGGGTGAACGTGATGAAATTATGGGACTCTTAGCATCCGATAGAGCGCTAGAAGGTGTGCAATTTCACCCAGAAGCTATCCTCACGGAACACGGCTTAGCATTACTTGATAACTTTATAAAACGCTTCTAA
- a CDS encoding DUF2970 domain-containing protein — MASSNSKFALVQSVCAAMFGVQSGQKQAYDFNKKHFWPFAFAGIVFVAAFVIGLIWFVNGVVLA; from the coding sequence ATGGCTTCTTCCAATAGTAAATTCGCGTTAGTTCAAAGTGTCTGTGCAGCAATGTTTGGTGTGCAGAGTGGTCAAAAACAAGCATATGACTTTAACAAAAAGCATTTTTGGCCGTTTGCTTTTGCGGGCATCGTTTTTGTCGCCGCCTTTGTCATTGGCTTAATTTGGTTTGTAAATGGTGTGGTTTTGGCTTAG
- a CDS encoding type IV pilus secretin PilQ, whose product MNTNNNVIKSTIKSTRTLWRSVLGVALVGLSSIAHAIPMLYDIRYNPVPTGETQLQLVFDEKLNTEPKVRVVGESASIELFFQQAEFEESLKALSINKAGIQGITSELRDGGFAVSINMDELKLYKTEVKNNLVIVEVSNKPIVSEQDQSQKVTAFINQIQAIDFRRGEKGEAKVLAFLEHNQAAIDVQERGGKIIADFHHIDIAEDLLYELDVLDFGTVVSRIETFKEDNKSRIVIEPNAAFKFTYQQLDNIFTLSVEKDEGNKTFGDKKEYKGQPITLNFQDIPIRSVLQIIADTNNFNLVTSDTVSGNITLRLDGVPWDQALDVVLRVKGLDKRMDGSILMVAPSEELAAREAKELQARQQVEELEPLYSEYIQLNYAKAEEFADLLKTDINSIISHRGSVSVDKRTNTLLIKDTSRSIESVRRMVETLDVPVKQVRIESRMVTVDDTVQEDLGVRWGFSDQQGSDAISGTLEGADALSNGNIPSLENRLNVNLGVKGVPAGSIGMHIAKLADGTLIDLELSALEQESKGEIIATPSITTANQKKARIEQGTEIPYVEASSSGATTVSFKKAVLSLEVTPQITPDNKIILDLVITQDTKGDTVQTPNGPATAINTQQIQTQVLVENGQTIVLGGIYQQEVKTAVSKIPILGDIPYLGLLFKNSRDINEKRELLIFVTPKIIQDSL is encoded by the coding sequence GTGAATACTAACAATAACGTTATAAAATCAACTATTAAAAGCACTCGAACACTATGGCGTTCCGTGCTCGGTGTTGCCTTAGTTGGCCTTTCGTCAATAGCGCATGCCATTCCTATGTTGTATGACATTCGCTATAACCCTGTGCCAACAGGGGAAACCCAGCTACAACTGGTGTTTGACGAAAAACTCAATACAGAGCCAAAAGTTCGAGTTGTTGGTGAAAGTGCTAGTATCGAATTATTTTTCCAGCAGGCTGAGTTTGAAGAAAGCTTAAAAGCATTGAGCATTAACAAGGCTGGCATTCAAGGCATTACCAGTGAACTCAGAGATGGCGGTTTTGCCGTTTCCATCAACATGGATGAGCTGAAGCTATATAAAACCGAGGTTAAGAATAATCTTGTGATAGTGGAAGTATCTAACAAACCGATTGTCTCCGAACAAGATCAAAGCCAAAAAGTCACCGCATTTATTAACCAAATTCAAGCTATCGATTTTCGTCGCGGTGAGAAAGGTGAGGCGAAGGTATTAGCGTTTTTAGAGCACAATCAAGCTGCTATTGATGTACAAGAGCGCGGTGGCAAAATCATTGCGGACTTCCACCATATTGATATTGCGGAAGACCTGTTATATGAACTTGATGTGTTAGATTTTGGCACTGTGGTATCTCGTATAGAGACCTTTAAAGAAGACAATAAAAGCCGCATTGTGATTGAGCCAAATGCGGCATTCAAGTTTACCTATCAGCAGCTTGATAACATCTTTACGTTATCAGTTGAAAAAGACGAAGGTAATAAAACCTTTGGCGATAAAAAGGAGTATAAAGGTCAGCCAATCACGCTGAATTTTCAGGATATTCCAATTCGCTCCGTACTACAGATCATCGCAGATACAAACAACTTTAATCTAGTAACGAGTGACACTGTATCTGGCAATATAACCCTACGTTTAGACGGTGTACCTTGGGATCAGGCGCTTGATGTTGTGTTACGTGTGAAAGGGCTAGATAAACGTATGGATGGTTCTATTTTGATGGTTGCACCATCAGAAGAGCTCGCAGCGAGAGAAGCCAAAGAATTACAAGCGCGTCAGCAAGTGGAAGAGCTAGAGCCATTATATAGCGAGTATATTCAACTTAATTACGCGAAAGCGGAAGAGTTTGCAGACTTACTTAAAACAGATATCAACTCTATTATTAGCCATCGTGGTAGTGTGTCCGTTGACAAACGTACCAATACTTTATTAATTAAAGATACCTCGCGCAGTATTGAAAGTGTGCGCCGGATGGTGGAAACCTTAGATGTGCCAGTAAAACAGGTGCGTATTGAGTCGCGCATGGTTACTGTGGATGATACCGTACAAGAAGACTTAGGTGTCCGCTGGGGCTTTAGCGACCAGCAAGGTAGCGATGCCATATCTGGTACGCTGGAAGGCGCTGATGCTTTGTCCAATGGTAACATCCCGTCTTTGGAAAATCGCTTGAACGTTAATTTAGGCGTGAAAGGGGTTCCTGCTGGTAGTATTGGTATGCACATTGCTAAATTGGCGGATGGCACACTGATTGATCTCGAGTTGTCAGCTTTGGAACAAGAGAGCAAAGGCGAGATAATTGCGACGCCAAGTATCACCACAGCGAATCAGAAAAAGGCGCGTATCGAGCAAGGTACAGAAATTCCTTACGTAGAGGCATCGTCAAGTGGTGCAACGACGGTGAGTTTCAAAAAAGCGGTTTTAAGCTTGGAGGTGACACCGCAAATTACACCTGATAATAAAATAATTCTCGACTTAGTGATTACACAAGACACTAAAGGTGATACCGTGCAAACGCCAAATGGCCCGGCGACGGCAATCAATACCCAACAGATCCAAACACAAGTACTGGTCGAAAATGGTCAAACTATCGTACTGGGTGGTATTTATCAGCAAGAAGTGAAAACAGCAGTAAGTAAGATCCCAATTTTGGGCGACATCCCATATTTAGGTCTATTGTTTAAGAACTCTCGTGATATTAACGAAAAGCGAGAATTGCTGATATTTGTGACGCCTAAGATCATTCAAGACAGTTTATAG
- the trpS gene encoding tryptophan--tRNA ligase: protein MSKPVVLSGIQPTGGMTIGNYVGAINQWLKLQNDHDCYFMLVDLHAITVRQEPQQLRDRVLDGVALYTACGIDPDKSSLFVQSQVPEHAQLGWVLNCYAQMGELNRMTQFKDKSAKHANNVNVGLFAYPVLQAADILLYQADQVPVGEDQKQHLELTRDIATRFNNLYGDVFKIPEPYIPEFGARVMSLQDPSKKMSKSDENPNGFVMLLDEPKKIEKKLKKAVTDSDEQARIYFDRVEKPGVSNLLTLLSVATKRSIEELVPEYEDKMYGHLKKDTADAVVNMLEPIQARFKEIREDQTLLDEIMKKGAEKASIRAEKTLKAVYDAVGFIPRG, encoded by the coding sequence ATGAGTAAACCTGTAGTATTAAGTGGTATTCAGCCAACCGGTGGTATGACAATAGGCAATTACGTAGGTGCCATTAACCAGTGGCTTAAACTACAAAACGATCATGATTGTTACTTTATGTTGGTTGACTTGCATGCCATTACGGTTCGCCAAGAGCCACAGCAACTACGCGATCGCGTATTAGATGGTGTAGCACTATATACCGCTTGCGGCATCGACCCAGATAAATCGTCACTATTTGTTCAATCACAGGTTCCTGAACATGCACAGCTAGGTTGGGTGCTGAACTGTTATGCACAAATGGGTGAACTAAACCGCATGACGCAGTTTAAAGATAAGTCAGCAAAGCACGCCAATAACGTAAACGTTGGCTTATTCGCCTATCCAGTATTGCAAGCTGCTGATATTTTACTGTATCAAGCGGATCAGGTACCGGTTGGTGAAGACCAAAAGCAGCACCTTGAGTTGACCCGCGATATCGCAACGCGCTTTAACAACTTGTATGGTGATGTCTTTAAGATCCCAGAACCTTATATTCCAGAGTTTGGCGCTCGTGTTATGAGCTTGCAAGATCCGAGCAAGAAGATGTCAAAATCAGACGAAAACCCAAATGGTTTTGTGATGTTGTTGGATGAGCCTAAGAAGATAGAGAAAAAGCTGAAAAAAGCGGTAACGGATTCAGATGAGCAAGCACGCATTTACTTTGATCGTGTTGAAAAACCTGGTGTATCCAACTTACTGACTCTACTTAGTGTTGCAACTAAACGCTCAATTGAAGAGTTAGTGCCAGAGTACGAAGACAAAATGTACGGTCATTTGAAGAAAGACACTGCCGATGCGGTAGTGAATATGCTTGAGCCTATTCAAGCGCGCTTTAAAGAAATCCGTGAAGATCAAACTCTGCTGGACGAGATCATGAAAAAAGGTGCGGAAAAAGCAAGTATTCGTGCCGAAAAAACACTGAAAGCTGTGTATGACGCCGTCGGTTTTATTCCTCGCGGTTAG
- the aroK gene encoding shikimate kinase AroK, translating to MAEKRNIFLVGPMGAGKSTIGRHIADQLHLEFFDSDQEIERRTGADISWVFDIEGEEGFRKREESVISDLTEMQGIVLATGGGSVISKEVRNKLSARGIVVYLETPIEKQVARTQRGKRRPLLQTSEDSRDVLERLADEREPLYREVADHVVRTDEQSAKVVANQIIEKLDF from the coding sequence ATGGCTGAGAAACGTAATATATTTCTAGTAGGCCCGATGGGGGCTGGTAAAAGCACGATTGGTCGTCACATTGCAGATCAATTACACCTTGAATTTTTCGATTCGGATCAGGAAATTGAGCGCCGCACAGGTGCCGATATTTCTTGGGTGTTCGATATTGAAGGTGAAGAGGGGTTCCGCAAGCGTGAAGAAAGCGTCATCTCTGACCTAACAGAAATGCAAGGCATTGTGTTAGCGACAGGTGGTGGCTCTGTGATCAGCAAAGAAGTGCGCAACAAGTTGTCTGCGCGCGGTATTGTTGTTTACCTAGAAACGCCGATCGAAAAACAGGTAGCTCGTACTCAGCGTGGTAAGCGTCGTCCATTACTACAAACAAGTGAAGACTCACGTGACGTACTAGAGCGCTTAGCCGATGAGCGTGAACCACTATATAGAGAAGTGGCAGATCACGTTGTTCGTACGGATGAGCAAAGCGCTAAAGTAGTTGCAAACCAAATTATTGAAAAATTAGATTTCTAA
- a CDS encoding HAD-IA family hydrolase translates to MRFEGILFDLDGTLVDSVEDMYMALNLTLSELAHPIVSHALVREWVGNGIDVLVKRGLSGSHEVSEDLSESLAHTAIERFKVHYDELVGQYAGLYPHVETGLSAFATVPKAIVTNKNRTFTLKLLDKLNLTSHFDCIVCGDDTDKKPSPAPLLLAAERLGIPADKLIMVGDSKSDILAAQGAKIPVIALNYGYNQGFDLKEFNPQYLCDGFLDIIPIINQR, encoded by the coding sequence ATGCGTTTTGAGGGTATTTTATTTGACCTCGATGGCACGTTAGTTGATAGCGTCGAGGATATGTATATGGCGCTCAATTTAACGCTGTCTGAGCTTGCTCACCCGATTGTTAGTCATGCTCTGGTGCGTGAATGGGTAGGTAACGGCATCGATGTGTTAGTAAAAAGAGGTCTAAGCGGTAGCCATGAAGTTAGCGAAGACTTATCCGAAAGTTTAGCGCACACCGCCATTGAGCGTTTTAAAGTGCATTATGATGAATTAGTTGGTCAGTATGCTGGTTTATATCCGCATGTTGAGACGGGGCTATCTGCATTTGCCACAGTGCCAAAAGCCATCGTGACCAATAAAAATCGTACATTTACGCTAAAGTTGCTAGATAAATTAAATCTCACATCGCATTTTGATTGTATCGTCTGTGGTGATGACACTGACAAAAAGCCATCACCAGCTCCGCTATTGCTGGCTGCCGAGCGTCTTGGAATACCAGCGGATAAGTTAATCATGGTTGGGGATTCTAAAAGCGATATTTTGGCCGCTCAGGGCGCTAAGATACCTGTGATTGCGCTAAATTATGGGTATAATCAGGGATTCGATTTGAAAGAGTTCAATCCACAGTACCTTTGTGATGGATTCTTAGATATTATTCCCATTATCAATCAACGTTAA